A region of Haliotis asinina isolate JCU_RB_2024 chromosome 9, JCU_Hal_asi_v2, whole genome shotgun sequence DNA encodes the following proteins:
- the LOC137296512 gene encoding transforming growth factor-beta-induced protein ig-h3-like, with protein sequence MIIMATVCCSVLLLLTAVSAAVADVTLFDDAKYYGATSFTDYLTQAGLSSMLKQPGNLSLLAPVPTAFQSLPSTVNQRLKDDPSFRKNLMSYHIVTGSMVSTFFNNEELLPTVAGAAVRINKYIVKSGKEITTMSGSPILLSDLPCSNGMLFMMKGVIYPVPTGSAFDYLAGSDNFSTLRLAITKAGLSQEFAAHHQTVFAPSDAAFASLPPGVLDTLLDDIPRLRGVLQTHVVNSGTYYSAGLYEGLVLESIQGKLQIGVVGLTVTVNGSNITTADTTVTNGVLHTIDSVLIQA encoded by the exons ATGATCATAATGGCCACAGTTTGTTGTAGCGTGTTGCTGTTGTTGACTGCTGTGTCCGCCGCCGTAGCGGACGTGACGCTGTTTGATGATGCCAAGTACTATGGTGCCACTTCGTTTACAGATTACCTGACCCAAGCGGGTCTGAGCAGCATGCTGAAACAACCAG GAAATCTAAGCCTCCTTGCACCTGTGCCGACGGCTTTCCAGTCTCTCCCATCCACCGTCAATCAGAGACTCAAGGATGACCCATCCTTCCGTAAAAACCTCATGTCCTACCACATCGTCACTGGCAGCATGGTCTCCACGTTTTTCAACAATGAAGAGCTGTTGCCCACTGTTGCAGGCGCTGCTGTCCGCATCAACAAGTACATCGTCAAAAGTGGCAAAGAGATT ACGACAATGTCGGGCAGCCCCATCCTCCTCTCGGACCTACCCTGCAGTAACGGCATGCTGTTTATGATGAAGGGAGTTATCTACCCTGTACCTACAGGAAGTGCCTTCGACTATTTGGCCGGAAGTGACAACTTCAGCACCCTCCGCCTTGCCATCACCAAAGCCGGCTTGTCTCAGGAATTTGCAG CTCATCACCAGACTGTATTTGCCCCATCTGATGCTGCCTTTGCCAGCCTACCCCCTGGCGTCCTTGATACCCTGCTGGACGACATCCCTCGACTGCGGG GCGTGCTGCAAACCCATGTGGTTAACTCAGGAACGTACTACAGTGCAGGGCTGTACGAAGGTCTAGTGCTTGAATCCATACAAGGCAAGCTTCAAATAGGAGTTG TTGGCTTAACAGTGACAGTGAATGGGTCCAACATCACGACAGCCGATACAACAGTGACCAATGGCGTGCTCCACACGATCGACTCTGTCCTCATCCAGGCTTAA